The Rhodococcus triatomae genome includes a window with the following:
- the glyA gene encoding serine hydroxymethyltransferase: MTAVPGSDINTAPLAELDPEVAEAMAGELGRQRNTLEMIASENFVPRAVLQAQGSVLTNKYAEGYPGRRYYGGCEYVDVVEDLARTRAKELFGAEFANVQPHSGAQANAAVLMALMNPGEKLLGLDLAHGGHLTHGMKLNFSGKLYDVASYGVSKEDYRIDMDEVRSIALAEKPKVIVAGWSAYPRHEDFAAFRSIADEVGAYLWVDMAHFAGLVAAGLHPSPVPHADVVSSTVHKTLGGPRSGLILAKQEWAKKLNSAVFPGQQGGPLMHAIAAKAISLKIAGTPEFKDRQQRTLDGAKLLAERLTAQDVAGQGVSVLTGGTDVHLVLVDLRNSHLDGQQAEDLLHEVDITVNRNAVPFDPRPPMVTSGLRIGTAALASRGFGDKEFTEVADIIGTALAGGADLDALRARVGTLAADFPLYDGLEDWRLV, translated from the coding sequence ATGACCGCTGTGCCCGGTTCCGACATCAACACGGCCCCGCTCGCCGAACTCGACCCCGAAGTCGCCGAGGCGATGGCCGGGGAACTCGGTCGTCAGCGGAACACGCTCGAGATGATCGCGTCGGAGAACTTCGTCCCGCGTGCCGTGCTGCAGGCTCAGGGCAGCGTCCTGACGAACAAGTACGCCGAGGGCTACCCGGGCCGCCGCTACTACGGCGGCTGCGAGTACGTCGACGTCGTCGAGGACCTCGCCCGCACCCGGGCGAAGGAGCTGTTCGGTGCCGAGTTCGCGAACGTGCAGCCGCACTCGGGTGCGCAGGCCAACGCCGCCGTGCTGATGGCGCTGATGAACCCGGGCGAGAAGCTGCTCGGGCTCGACCTGGCCCACGGCGGCCACCTCACCCACGGCATGAAGCTCAACTTCTCCGGCAAGCTGTACGACGTCGCGTCCTACGGGGTGTCCAAGGAGGACTACCGGATCGACATGGACGAGGTCCGGTCGATCGCCCTCGCGGAGAAGCCGAAGGTCATCGTCGCCGGCTGGTCCGCGTACCCGCGGCACGAGGACTTCGCCGCGTTCCGCTCCATCGCCGACGAGGTCGGGGCCTACCTGTGGGTGGACATGGCGCACTTCGCCGGTCTCGTCGCCGCGGGCCTGCATCCCTCCCCGGTGCCGCACGCCGACGTCGTGTCCAGCACCGTGCACAAGACGCTCGGTGGCCCCCGCTCGGGTCTGATCCTGGCCAAGCAGGAGTGGGCGAAGAAGCTCAATTCGGCCGTGTTCCCCGGCCAGCAGGGCGGGCCGCTCATGCACGCGATCGCGGCCAAGGCCATCTCCCTGAAGATCGCGGGCACACCCGAGTTCAAGGACCGCCAGCAGCGCACCCTCGACGGCGCGAAGCTGCTCGCCGAGCGTCTGACCGCCCAGGACGTCGCCGGTCAGGGCGTCAGCGTGCTCACCGGTGGCACCGACGTGCACCTGGTCCTCGTGGACCTGCGGAACTCGCACCTGGACGGCCAGCAGGCCGAGGATCTGCTGCACGAGGTGGACATCACCGTCAACCGCAATGCGGTGCCGTTCGATCCCCGCCCGCCGATGGTCACCTCCGGTCTGCGCATCGGCACCGCCGCGTTGGCTTCCCGGGGGTTCGGCGACAAGGAGTTCACCGAGGTCGCGGACATCATCGGAACCGCACTCGCGGGCGGGGCGGACCTGGACGCGCTGCGGGCGCGCGTCGGCACGCTGGCCGCGGACTTCCCGCTCTACGACGGCCTGGAGGACTGGCGCCTGGTCTGA
- a CDS encoding oxidoreductase, whose amino-acid sequence MTDLLHQTVDLPCGVTIPNRIAKAGMSEQLAARDGSVTPELRRLYATWATGGAGLLVTGNVVTGRDALVEPRNVIVDSDRAVPGLREWSGAVRGAPSHLWMQIGHPGRVATVPFNRRPVGPSARREAVPGFNLRKPRALSVRDVERIVARFAQTAALAVESGFDGVQIHAAHGYLLSQFLSPLANTRTDRYGGDAAGRRRLLLDTVEAVRDAVGSDTPVGVKLNSADFQYGGFDEGESLDVVRALDGAGVDLVEISGGNYAVPAMEGVAHRDDANASRGYFAGFATRAREVTAVPLMLTGGLRTRAAMELAVARGIDIIGMARPMAFVPDYPARILAGEPEPMLPTGPPTLGYRPVDGYLQLAAHSHQLHRMARGLTPQRTAGLGTVARSLTRIGVAGAAQAVLPRDYG is encoded by the coding sequence ATGACCGACCTCCTCCACCAGACCGTCGACCTTCCCTGCGGAGTGACGATCCCCAATCGAATCGCCAAGGCGGGCATGAGCGAACAGCTCGCCGCGCGCGACGGCAGCGTGACTCCCGAGCTCCGAAGGCTCTATGCGACCTGGGCCACCGGTGGCGCCGGGCTGCTCGTGACCGGCAACGTGGTGACCGGCAGGGATGCCCTCGTCGAGCCCCGTAACGTCATCGTCGATTCGGATCGCGCGGTGCCCGGGCTCCGCGAGTGGAGCGGCGCCGTACGCGGGGCGCCGAGCCATCTCTGGATGCAGATCGGCCATCCCGGCCGCGTCGCGACCGTGCCGTTCAACCGCAGGCCCGTCGGTCCGTCCGCTCGACGCGAGGCGGTACCTGGATTCAATCTGCGCAAGCCGCGCGCCCTCTCCGTGCGCGACGTGGAGCGCATCGTCGCACGTTTCGCACAGACCGCTGCCCTCGCAGTCGAATCGGGGTTCGACGGCGTCCAGATCCACGCCGCACACGGGTATCTGCTCTCGCAGTTCCTGTCCCCCCTCGCCAACACCCGCACCGACCGTTACGGCGGCGACGCCGCCGGGAGGAGGCGGCTTCTCCTCGACACCGTCGAGGCGGTTCGCGACGCCGTGGGGTCCGATACTCCCGTGGGGGTCAAGCTGAACTCGGCCGACTTCCAATACGGCGGGTTCGACGAGGGCGAGTCCCTGGACGTCGTGCGGGCGCTCGACGGGGCCGGAGTCGACCTCGTCGAGATCTCCGGAGGCAACTACGCGGTACCGGCGATGGAAGGTGTCGCCCACCGCGACGACGCGAACGCCTCCCGTGGCTACTTCGCCGGATTCGCCACGAGGGCACGAGAGGTCACCGCGGTCCCGCTCATGCTCACCGGCGGGCTCCGCACGCGAGCAGCGATGGAGCTGGCGGTGGCGAGGGGAATCGACATCATCGGAATGGCCCGGCCGATGGCGTTCGTGCCCGACTATCCCGCGCGGATTCTCGCCGGAGAGCCCGAACCGATGCTGCCGACAGGCCCGCCCACGCTCGGATACCGTCCGGTCGACGGCTATCTGCAACTCGCCGCGCACAGCCACCAGCTGCACCGGATGGCCCGCGGTCTCACTCCGCAACGAACCGCAGGCCTCGGCACCGTGGCCAGGTCGCTCACTCGGATCGGCGTCGCCGGGGCCGCGCAGGCGGTGCTCCCACGCGATTACGGCTGA
- the trhA gene encoding PAQR family membrane homeostasis protein TrhA: MTASGIDEIPVKPRMRGWIHLWAFAVAVVAGAALVTYAALEVSTTAVVATSVYSVTVCGLFAVSATYHRIHWNTVSARIWMKRADHSMIFLFIAGSYTPFALLALPTETGRTLLVVVWSGALAGVALKMLWPTAPRWVGVPLYLLLGWAIVPVAPELIDQAGVTPMILLLVGGLFYSGGAILYATKWPNPWPGTFGHHEFFHAATAIAALCHYVAVWWILT; the protein is encoded by the coding sequence GTGACGGCATCCGGAATCGACGAGATCCCCGTCAAACCGCGCATGCGCGGGTGGATTCACCTCTGGGCGTTCGCCGTCGCGGTCGTCGCCGGCGCGGCGCTGGTGACCTACGCGGCGCTCGAGGTCTCCACCACGGCAGTGGTCGCGACCTCCGTCTACAGCGTGACGGTGTGCGGCCTGTTCGCGGTGAGCGCCACCTACCACCGGATCCACTGGAACACCGTCTCCGCCCGGATCTGGATGAAGCGTGCGGACCATTCGATGATCTTCCTGTTCATCGCCGGGAGCTACACGCCGTTCGCACTGCTCGCCCTGCCCACCGAGACCGGTCGCACGCTGCTCGTCGTGGTCTGGTCCGGCGCCCTCGCCGGAGTCGCACTGAAGATGCTCTGGCCCACCGCCCCGCGCTGGGTCGGGGTGCCGCTGTATCTGTTGCTGGGATGGGCGATCGTGCCCGTCGCCCCCGAACTGATCGACCAGGCCGGGGTCACCCCGATGATCCTGCTCCTCGTCGGCGGACTGTTCTACAGCGGCGGCGCGATCCTGTACGCCACCAAGTGGCCCAATCCGTGGCCGGGCACCTTCGGTCACCACGAGTTCTTCCACGCGGCCACCGCGATCGCCGCGCTGTGCCACTACGTCGCCGTGTGGTGGATCCTCACGTGA
- a CDS encoding DUF885 domain-containing protein, producing the protein MDPDTLVREYLLLGLGFDRLEEGFVDAYTGDPALRRQVENAPRPDPRELSRTARTLRTELPSAGLPEQRTRFLDAHLRALELSARKLAGDDVGFVDEVEAYFDVRITRGDEEEYREAHRKMERVLPGPGSLADRVRAHRAADEIPAERLPECVEAFSSALRDLVRARYPLPDAETVEYEVVGDKPWSGFNYYLGDYRSKVAINSDLKQHRANLPRLIAHESYPGHHTEHCRKEAGLVGAGQLEQTLFVVNTPQCLMAEGLADLALESIVGEDWGMWAQEIYADLGLRFDGAKAQELSVASAQLLGVRQDAALMLHDGRRSHDDVAAFLQRWSLSTPERARQSLRFLSSPLWRAYTSTYVEGYRLLGEWLAQVPVGDRRSERFRRLLDEPLVPGTLRGELQPV; encoded by the coding sequence ATGGATCCCGACACACTCGTCCGCGAATACCTGCTGCTGGGTCTGGGTTTCGACCGTCTCGAGGAAGGGTTCGTCGACGCCTACACCGGCGATCCCGCGCTGCGGCGGCAGGTGGAGAACGCGCCGCGACCGGACCCGCGGGAACTCTCGCGCACCGCGCGCACCCTCCGGACGGAACTGCCCTCGGCGGGGCTGCCGGAGCAACGCACCCGGTTCCTCGACGCGCACCTCCGGGCGCTCGAGCTCTCCGCACGCAAGCTGGCGGGCGACGACGTCGGCTTCGTCGACGAGGTGGAGGCGTACTTCGATGTCCGGATCACCCGCGGTGACGAGGAGGAGTACCGCGAGGCACACCGGAAGATGGAGCGGGTGCTGCCCGGGCCCGGCTCACTCGCCGACCGGGTGCGGGCACACCGCGCCGCCGACGAGATTCCGGCCGAGCGCCTTCCCGAGTGCGTCGAGGCGTTCTCGAGCGCGTTGCGGGACCTGGTACGTGCCCGATATCCGCTGCCCGACGCGGAGACCGTCGAGTACGAGGTGGTCGGTGACAAGCCGTGGTCGGGGTTCAACTACTACCTGGGCGACTACCGGTCGAAGGTTGCGATCAACTCCGATCTGAAACAGCACCGGGCGAACCTGCCGCGGCTGATCGCACACGAGTCGTATCCGGGCCATCACACCGAGCACTGCCGCAAGGAGGCCGGACTGGTCGGTGCCGGCCAGCTCGAGCAGACGCTGTTCGTGGTGAATACCCCGCAGTGCCTCATGGCGGAGGGCCTGGCTGATCTCGCGCTCGAATCGATCGTGGGCGAGGACTGGGGGATGTGGGCGCAGGAGATCTACGCGGACCTGGGTCTGCGGTTCGACGGGGCGAAGGCTCAGGAACTGTCCGTGGCCTCGGCGCAGTTGCTCGGTGTCCGGCAGGACGCGGCGCTGATGCTGCACGACGGGCGCCGCAGCCACGACGACGTCGCGGCGTTCCTGCAGCGGTGGAGCCTGTCCACCCCGGAGCGGGCGAGGCAGTCGCTGCGGTTCCTGTCGTCGCCGCTGTGGCGGGCGTACACGAGTACCTACGTGGAGGGATATCGCCTGCTGGGGGAGTGGCTGGCACAGGTCCCGGTCGGTGACCGGCGGTCCGAACGCTTCCGCCGTCTGCTCGACGAGCCGCTCGTGCCCGGCACGCTGCGTGGTGAGCTGCAACCCGTCTGA
- a CDS encoding sulfurtransferase, with product MSDPEKTEPAAQGGDPGTTPTKRPWLTGVAFLAVAALAATGGALIAGGGGGGDDSAAVPGSTGGEIAAVSAQSLATGEHRGFDDVHQGGTEDLENVLVGTDWLAEKIEAGLEENDIVLIDISENLASSELTPYAEGHIPGAQYVDWGTDVVRENLREFVTQDEFAELARGLGISDDSTVVLYGDNDNWFAAYGAWLFKLYGVPDVRLLDGGLKKWEQVDGRELVQEVPQYAPGTFEAKPQNFDLRAFQAELLDVVVDEHAVSLVDIRSASEYSGEAGVNLQTFPGEGATVWGHIPSAVNVPWGAIVEDDGTYKSADEIRRIYEEAGVDLDNPVVTYCRIGERASHTWFALSQILGAEVAVYDGSWSEWGNSVGVPVQNDTGRRGGLWG from the coding sequence ATGTCCGACCCAGAGAAGACCGAACCGGCCGCGCAGGGCGGCGATCCCGGCACCACCCCCACGAAACGTCCGTGGCTGACCGGTGTCGCCTTCCTGGCGGTGGCGGCGCTCGCCGCCACCGGCGGGGCGCTCATCGCGGGAGGCGGTGGTGGTGGCGACGATTCGGCGGCGGTGCCCGGCAGCACCGGTGGTGAGATCGCCGCCGTCAGCGCCCAGTCGCTCGCCACCGGCGAACATCGCGGCTTCGACGACGTGCACCAGGGCGGCACCGAGGACCTCGAGAACGTCCTCGTCGGCACGGACTGGCTGGCCGAGAAGATCGAAGCGGGGCTCGAGGAGAACGACATCGTCCTGATCGACATCTCCGAGAACCTGGCGAGTTCGGAGCTCACCCCGTACGCCGAGGGCCACATCCCCGGCGCCCAGTACGTGGACTGGGGAACGGATGTCGTCCGGGAGAACCTGCGCGAGTTCGTCACCCAGGACGAATTCGCCGAACTCGCTCGGGGCCTGGGTATCTCGGACGATTCGACCGTGGTCCTCTACGGCGACAACGACAACTGGTTCGCCGCGTACGGGGCGTGGTTGTTCAAGCTCTACGGTGTCCCCGACGTTCGACTGCTCGACGGTGGCCTGAAGAAGTGGGAACAGGTCGACGGCCGGGAACTGGTCCAGGAGGTTCCGCAGTACGCACCGGGCACGTTCGAGGCGAAGCCACAGAACTTCGACCTCCGGGCCTTCCAGGCGGAGTTGCTGGACGTCGTCGTCGACGAGCACGCGGTCTCACTCGTCGACATCCGTTCGGCGAGCGAGTACTCCGGTGAGGCCGGGGTGAACCTCCAGACCTTCCCCGGCGAGGGCGCCACGGTGTGGGGCCACATCCCGAGCGCGGTCAACGTTCCCTGGGGTGCGATCGTCGAGGACGACGGTACGTACAAGAGCGCCGACGAGATCCGCCGGATCTACGAGGAAGCGGGCGTCGATCTCGACAACCCGGTCGTCACCTACTGCCGGATCGGGGAGCGCGCCAGCCACACCTGGTTCGCGCTCAGCCAGATTCTCGGTGCGGAGGTCGCGGTCTACGACGGCTCCTGGAGCGAATGGGGCAACTCGGTGGGAGTCCCGGTACAGAACGACACCGGCCGCCGCGGCGGACTGTGGGGCTGA
- a CDS encoding TetR/AcrR family transcriptional regulator, whose product MTEQLPKAPGLRERKRLEAMQRIQAVALDLFDRHGYRTVTIEQVAAQAQVSPSSVYRYFGTKERLVLHDEYDPQILEMLRTVDPGATWTVSELMQGLRAGIAFVMAAIGPEEEVQIQRRMRYVVTEPDVRAGMTRDAEHYEAEIRSIVASRLGRDEDDLEVRVLVAMAVWGFISAVYHWVESGFSDPLGEVVDTALAVFTRGPGSTSLT is encoded by the coding sequence GTGACCGAACAACTCCCGAAGGCGCCCGGATTGCGCGAACGCAAGCGACTCGAGGCGATGCAGCGGATCCAGGCGGTGGCCCTGGATCTGTTCGACCGGCACGGATACCGCACCGTCACGATCGAACAGGTCGCGGCTCAGGCGCAGGTCTCACCCAGTTCGGTGTATCGCTACTTCGGCACCAAGGAGCGACTGGTGCTCCATGACGAATACGATCCGCAGATTCTCGAGATGCTGAGGACCGTGGACCCCGGTGCGACCTGGACGGTGTCGGAACTGATGCAGGGCCTGCGAGCGGGTATCGCGTTCGTCATGGCGGCCATCGGGCCGGAGGAGGAAGTGCAGATCCAGCGCAGGATGCGGTACGTGGTGACCGAACCCGACGTGCGAGCGGGAATGACCCGGGACGCCGAGCACTACGAGGCCGAGATCCGCTCGATCGTGGCGAGTCGGCTCGGCCGCGACGAGGACGACCTCGAGGTGCGTGTGCTCGTCGCGATGGCGGTGTGGGGGTTCATCTCCGCGGTCTACCACTGGGTGGAGTCGGGGTTCTCCGATCCGCTGGGCGAGGTGGTGGACACCGCTCTGGCGGTGTTCACGCGCGGGCCGGGCTCGACGAGCCTCACGTGA
- the coaA gene encoding type I pantothenate kinase, whose product MSRISEPSPYVEFDRKQWRTLRKSTPLVLTEEELRGLRGLGEQIDLEEVAEVYLPLARLIHLQVAARQRLFAATATFLGEKHPDRQVPFVIGVAGSVAVGKSTTARVLQALLARWEHHPRVDLVTTDGFLYPTRELERRGIMHRKGFPESYDRRKLLRFVTEVKSGAREVAAPIYSHISYDVVPGQFHLIRQPDILIIEGLNVLQTGPRLMVSDLFDFSIYVDARIEDIEKWYVDRFLALRKTSFADPDAHFHHYASLSDRDATAAAKEIWNSINRPNLVENILPTRPRATLVLRKDADHSINRLRLRKL is encoded by the coding sequence ATGTCCCGGATCAGTGAGCCGAGTCCGTACGTCGAGTTCGACCGCAAGCAGTGGCGCACACTGCGCAAGTCGACTCCGCTGGTGCTCACCGAGGAGGAGCTGCGGGGGCTGCGCGGTCTCGGTGAGCAGATCGACCTCGAGGAAGTGGCCGAGGTCTACCTGCCCCTCGCCCGCCTGATCCACCTCCAGGTCGCCGCTCGCCAGCGACTGTTCGCCGCGACCGCGACCTTCCTCGGGGAGAAGCACCCGGACCGGCAGGTGCCGTTCGTGATCGGTGTCGCCGGCAGCGTCGCGGTCGGCAAGTCCACCACGGCCCGCGTCCTGCAGGCACTGCTCGCCCGGTGGGAGCACCATCCGCGCGTGGATCTGGTCACCACGGACGGTTTCCTGTACCCCACCAGGGAGCTCGAACGCCGGGGCATCATGCACCGCAAGGGCTTTCCGGAAAGCTACGACCGCCGGAAGCTGCTGCGTTTCGTGACGGAGGTGAAATCCGGTGCCCGCGAGGTCGCGGCGCCGATCTACTCGCACATCTCCTACGACGTCGTGCCGGGCCAGTTCCACCTCATCCGTCAACCCGACATCCTCATCATCGAGGGCCTCAACGTCCTGCAGACCGGCCCCCGGTTGATGGTGTCGGACCTGTTCGACTTCTCCATCTACGTCGATGCCCGGATCGAGGACATCGAGAAGTGGTACGTGGACCGCTTCCTGGCGCTGCGCAAGACGTCGTTCGCCGACCCGGACGCACACTTCCACCACTACGCGAGCCTGTCCGACCGTGATGCGACGGCCGCCGCGAAGGAGATCTGGAACAGCATCAACCGGCCGAACCTGGTGGAGAACATCCTGCCGACCCGGCCGCGGGCGACGCTGGTGCTGCGCAAGGACGCCGATCACTCGATCAACCGGCTGCGCCTGCGCAAACTGTGA
- a CDS encoding ABC transporter ATP-binding protein, which translates to MTTHSEQQHERDLAEPVVRVEGLVKNYGSFRALSGLDLRVGPGEVHGFLGPNGAGKSTTIRILLGLLGHDSGTAEVFGLHPRRDALAIHRRIAYVPGDVNLWPALTGGEVIDLFGRMRANHDRRRRDELVDRFDLDPTKRAGTYSKGNRQKVALVSAFSADADLLVLDEPTSGLDPLMERVFTECVREARERGCTILLSSHILSEVEKLCERVSIIRAGRTVQSGSLDGLRARTRTFVDATTRTPATDLAGSPGVTDLESDGLHVRFAVDAEHLDGAIACLGRHGLVALTSTPPALEDLFLEHYSPAPVAEPAAVGARS; encoded by the coding sequence ATGACCACACATTCGGAACAGCAGCACGAGAGGGACCTGGCCGAGCCCGTCGTGCGGGTCGAAGGGCTGGTGAAGAACTACGGCAGCTTCCGCGCACTGTCCGGCCTCGACCTGAGGGTGGGCCCCGGCGAGGTCCACGGTTTCCTCGGCCCCAACGGGGCGGGAAAGTCGACCACCATCCGCATCCTGCTCGGCCTGCTCGGGCACGACTCCGGCACCGCCGAGGTGTTCGGGCTGCACCCGCGACGCGACGCCCTCGCCATCCACCGCCGAATCGCCTACGTCCCCGGTGACGTCAACCTCTGGCCCGCCCTCACCGGCGGCGAGGTGATCGACCTGTTCGGCAGGATGCGCGCGAATCATGACCGGCGCCGCCGCGACGAACTCGTCGACCGCTTCGACCTGGACCCCACCAAGCGCGCCGGTACCTACTCGAAGGGCAACCGGCAGAAGGTGGCCCTGGTCTCGGCCTTCTCCGCAGACGCGGACCTGCTCGTCCTGGACGAGCCCACCTCCGGTCTCGATCCGTTGATGGAACGGGTCTTCACCGAGTGCGTCCGTGAGGCACGGGAGCGCGGGTGCACGATTCTGCTGTCGAGTCACATCCTCAGCGAGGTCGAGAAGCTGTGCGAGCGAGTCAGCATCATCCGCGCGGGCCGGACCGTACAGTCGGGCAGTCTGGACGGCCTGCGCGCACGCACGAGAACGTTCGTGGACGCGACCACCCGGACCCCGGCCACCGACCTCGCCGGCTCACCGGGCGTCACCGATCTCGAATCCGACGGTCTCCATGTTCGATTCGCGGTCGACGCCGAGCACCTCGACGGGGCGATCGCGTGCCTCGGACGGCACGGGCTCGTCGCGTTGACCTCGACGCCACCGGCGCTCGAGGACCTGTTCCTCGAACACTATTCTCCGGCGCCCGTCGCCGAGCCCGCCGCGGTCGGAGCGCGGTCGTGA
- a CDS encoding isoprenyl transferase, whose protein sequence is MSARSLLYTIYERRLLSRLDGLQHPRHVAVMCDGNRRWARENGFTDVSHGHRMGALKIAEMLGWCDAAGIEMATIYLLSTENLRRDPGELDTLLEIITDVVEEISGPDQNWSVKIVGALDLLPPGLSRRLRDAAERTQGRTGTHVNVAIGYGGRQEIADAVQSLVGEKLQEGLAGDALVESITVDNIERHLYTSGQPDPDLVIRTSGEQRLSGFLLWQSAYSEIWFTEAYWPEFRRVDFLRALRDYAARHRRFGT, encoded by the coding sequence GTGAGTGCGCGTTCCCTGCTGTACACGATTTACGAGCGACGGTTGCTGTCGCGGCTCGACGGCTTGCAGCACCCACGCCACGTGGCCGTGATGTGCGACGGCAACCGCCGGTGGGCGCGGGAGAACGGGTTCACGGACGTCAGTCACGGCCACCGGATGGGTGCGCTGAAGATCGCCGAGATGCTGGGCTGGTGTGACGCCGCCGGGATCGAGATGGCCACCATCTATCTGCTCTCCACGGAGAACCTGCGCCGCGACCCCGGCGAGCTGGACACCCTGCTCGAGATCATCACCGACGTCGTCGAGGAGATCTCCGGTCCCGACCAGAACTGGAGCGTCAAGATCGTCGGCGCGCTCGACCTCCTTCCCCCCGGGCTGTCGCGGAGGCTGCGCGACGCGGCCGAACGAACCCAGGGCCGCACCGGGACCCACGTCAACGTGGCCATCGGCTACGGCGGCAGGCAGGAGATCGCCGACGCCGTGCAGTCACTCGTCGGCGAGAAGCTCCAGGAGGGGCTGGCCGGGGACGCGCTCGTCGAATCGATCACCGTCGACAACATCGAACGCCATCTCTACACCTCGGGCCAGCCGGATCCGGACCTGGTGATACGGACCTCCGGCGAACAGCGACTGTCCGGATTCCTGTTGTGGCAGAGCGCCTACTCGGAAATCTGGTTCACCGAGGCGTACTGGCCGGAGTTCCGGCGGGTGGACTTCCTGCGTGCCCTGCGGGACTACGCCGCCCGGCATCGGCGCTTCGGGACGTAG
- a CDS encoding YeeE/YedE family protein, producing the protein MATVPAAPGSADPPPGWIRGDGARTALAAALGLTVLAVAYHLGATRGEGLGGSAASFALLAGTALGVLFQRGRFCFYCISRDLFVEKNSRGAFAVLAALAVGTVGYVLIFSLRLPDPSGGRLPAGAHIAPVGPALVLAGIVFGLGVVISGGCIAGHLYRLGEGSVRAVPALLGALVGFGVGFATWNPIYGALIEGAPSPWLPAGGGYGIATVFQLAVLAGIAVVLLRWNPAEPQRDSRRIDGPEIRRQLFFTRWPTLLTGGLVGLVGVAAYLRDQPLGVTSQLSGLTRTVLHERDLLPVTLRGLDERLAGCVALVVDTVTTNGWLVGGIVVGSLAAALPGRRVRWERMSARQGLTAVLGGIMLGWGAVIGLGCTVGVFLSGTQALAVSGWVFAVSVVLALWAGFRLGLHRS; encoded by the coding sequence GTGGCAACGGTGCCCGCGGCGCCCGGGTCCGCCGACCCACCCCCGGGGTGGATCCGCGGTGACGGCGCGCGCACTGCGCTCGCCGCGGCACTGGGCCTGACGGTTCTCGCCGTCGCCTACCACCTCGGTGCCACACGTGGGGAGGGCCTCGGCGGAAGCGCGGCATCCTTCGCCCTGCTGGCCGGCACCGCGCTGGGCGTACTGTTCCAGCGCGGCCGGTTCTGCTTCTATTGCATCTCCCGGGACCTGTTCGTGGAGAAGAACAGTCGCGGAGCCTTCGCCGTCCTGGCCGCGCTGGCAGTCGGCACCGTGGGCTACGTGCTGATCTTCTCCCTCCGACTCCCCGACCCGTCCGGCGGCCGGCTTCCCGCCGGGGCGCACATCGCGCCGGTGGGACCGGCACTGGTACTGGCGGGCATCGTGTTCGGGCTCGGCGTCGTGATCTCCGGCGGTTGTATCGCCGGGCACCTGTACCGGCTCGGGGAGGGCAGTGTGCGGGCCGTGCCGGCCCTGCTGGGCGCGCTGGTGGGGTTCGGCGTCGGATTCGCTACCTGGAATCCGATCTACGGCGCACTGATCGAGGGTGCCCCGTCGCCGTGGCTGCCGGCCGGGGGCGGCTACGGGATCGCCACCGTGTTCCAGCTCGCGGTACTCGCGGGGATCGCCGTGGTGCTGTTGCGATGGAACCCGGCTGAGCCGCAGCGGGATTCCCGCCGGATCGACGGACCGGAGATCCGCAGGCAGCTGTTCTTCACTCGATGGCCGACGTTGCTCACGGGTGGACTGGTCGGACTCGTCGGTGTCGCCGCCTATCTCCGCGACCAGCCGCTGGGCGTGACGTCGCAGCTGAGCGGTCTGACCCGCACGGTTCTCCACGAGCGGGATCTGTTGCCGGTCACCCTGCGCGGGCTCGACGAACGCCTCGCCGGCTGCGTCGCACTGGTCGTCGACACCGTCACCACCAACGGCTGGCTCGTCGGCGGCATCGTCGTCGGATCACTGGCCGCGGCCCTCCCGGGGCGTCGCGTCCGCTGGGAGCGGATGAGTGCGCGGCAGGGCCTGACCGCCGTGCTCGGCGGGATCATGCTCGGCTGGGGCGCGGTGATCGGCCTCGGCTGCACGGTCGGCGTGTTCCTCTCGGGCACGCAGGCACTCGCCGTGTCCGGGTGGGTCTTCGCCGTCTCCGTGGTGCTGGCGCTGTGGGCCGGCTTCCGGCTCGGCCTACATCGTTCCTGA